A genomic stretch from Candidatus Nitrososphaera gargensis Ga9.2 includes:
- a CDS encoding 30S ribosomal protein S13: MNLSASEYKHILRIAGKDIEGSKKVIVAVSEIKGIGYNFAQVLTQTLNINPDKRVGFLTDSELGELEQAIAHPDKAGVPAWYLNRRKNMDTGSNHHMITSDLDFASSNDIEREKMVMSWRGYRHMFGLRVRGQRTRTTGRKGGAVGVKKVKAMPGAAPAAAGAAAPAAPAAAGSAKPAAGAAASAAGAAKPAAGAAPAAGGGAKQAAPAKEQAKK, from the coding sequence ATGAATTTGTCCGCATCCGAGTACAAACATATCCTCAGAATTGCCGGCAAGGACATTGAGGGCAGCAAGAAAGTAATTGTTGCTGTCAGTGAAATTAAAGGCATAGGTTACAATTTTGCTCAGGTTTTGACGCAGACCCTCAACATCAACCCAGACAAACGTGTCGGGTTTTTGACAGATAGCGAGCTTGGCGAGCTCGAGCAGGCGATCGCCCACCCGGACAAGGCAGGCGTCCCAGCATGGTACCTTAACCGGAGAAAGAACATGGACACTGGATCGAACCACCACATGATAACATCTGATCTTGATTTTGCTTCTTCAAACGATATCGAGCGCGAAAAGATGGTGATGAGCTGGCGCGGCTACAGGCACATGTTTGGCCTGAGAGTAAGGGGCCAGCGCACAAGGACAACCGGCAGGAAGGGCGGCGCAGTTGGAGTAAAGAAGGTCAAGGCGATGCCTGGCGCAGCACCGGCGGCAGCCGGCGCAGCAGCTCCAGCGGCACCGGCGGCAGCTGGCAGTGCCAAGCCAGCGGCTGGTGCAGCAGCCTCGGCAGCGGGTGCAGCAAAACCAGCAGCAGGCGCAGCTCCAGCAGCGGGTGGTGGTGCCAAGCAAGCAGCACCGGCAAAGGAGCAGGCAAAGAAATAG
- a CDS encoding 30S ribosomal protein S4 produces MGDPRKSKKLYRRPRMIWTTDQLNAELYIMGSYGLRNKRELWKAQTEVARIRNQARALLALSAEARAEKEKRLLNFLNRLGLAKEGATLDDILNLKVEDLLERRLQTIVMKKSGTKSPYQARQMVSHGHVSIGSRKVNIPGYLVRTEEEPQILLHIELPSAAAAAQPSAS; encoded by the coding sequence ATGGGAGATCCTCGTAAATCAAAGAAACTATACCGCAGACCAAGGATGATCTGGACCACAGACCAGCTGAATGCCGAGCTCTACATCATGGGTTCGTACGGCCTTCGGAACAAGCGCGAGTTATGGAAGGCACAGACTGAGGTCGCAAGGATCAGGAATCAAGCCCGCGCACTTTTGGCGCTGTCTGCGGAAGCAAGGGCAGAGAAGGAAAAGAGGCTGCTTAACTTTTTGAACAGGCTTGGTCTTGCAAAAGAGGGAGCGACCCTTGATGACATTTTGAACCTGAAGGTCGAGGACCTGCTTGAGCGCAGGCTGCAGACGATTGTCATGAAAAAGTCAGGCACCAAGTCGCCTTACCAGGCAAGGCAGATGGTGAGCCACGGCCACGTCTCGATAGGCAGCCGCAAGGTCAACATCCCTGGCTACCTTGTCAGGACAGAAGAAGAGCCGCAGATCCTGCTCCATATCGAGCTGCCAAGCGCCGCCGCTGCAGCGCAGCCGTCAGCGTCATAG
- a CDS encoding ArsR family transcriptional regulator translates to MEKKLISESDGQALAKKIVVFRDVERMRVLSNPVAWRIMELLSRGPMYPAQVAKELKIYEQSAYYYIRKLVSIGAVQEVGRNFVRGGTARLYQASSPSFGIEMDWGETKLGSMPAGGHPSTSRFFENFVAGREFKGLIVVGAPDPHGPYKSSARDGHYAVHLAFFLGHITSAVPSEFVVKLDVDAKAEKMLTGNNLITIGGPGTNILTAEFNRYLPVRFDEKNFWSGLIDGSGNRYGLDNHGLIAKIKNPYDSNSSIVVVAGVRSAGTKSAVIALTNYSEEVLKKYNGEDYWALVVQGFDMNSDGKIDHVDIVSGL, encoded by the coding sequence TTGGAAAAGAAGCTCATTTCAGAAAGCGACGGGCAGGCGTTGGCCAAAAAGATCGTAGTGTTCCGAGACGTGGAGCGGATGCGTGTGCTCTCAAACCCTGTGGCGTGGCGCATAATGGAGCTGCTTTCAAGAGGACCGATGTACCCGGCGCAGGTTGCAAAAGAATTAAAGATCTATGAGCAGAGCGCATATTACTACATACGCAAGCTGGTCAGCATCGGCGCCGTCCAAGAGGTCGGCAGAAACTTTGTCAGGGGAGGAACCGCCCGGCTCTATCAGGCGTCAAGCCCATCGTTTGGGATAGAGATGGACTGGGGCGAAACAAAACTTGGATCGATGCCGGCAGGCGGGCACCCTAGCACTTCAAGATTCTTTGAAAACTTTGTTGCAGGCAGGGAGTTCAAAGGGCTCATTGTGGTGGGCGCGCCCGACCCGCACGGTCCGTACAAGTCCTCTGCAAGGGACGGGCACTATGCGGTGCACCTTGCCTTCTTTCTGGGCCACATCACAAGCGCTGTCCCCTCAGAGTTTGTGGTCAAGCTGGACGTCGATGCCAAGGCAGAAAAGATGCTGACTGGCAACAACCTGATAACGATCGGGGGCCCAGGAACAAATATCTTGACAGCGGAATTCAACCGTTACCTGCCGGTAAGGTTCGACGAGAAGAATTTCTGGTCTGGCCTCATCGACGGATCAGGCAACCGCTACGGCCTTGACAACCATGGCCTGATTGCCAAGATAAAGAACCCGTACGACAGCAACTCGAGCATAGTTGTGGTCGCCGGCGTGCGGTCGGCTGGCACCAAGTCTGCTGTGATTGCGCTTACCAACTACAGCGAAGAGGTGTTAAAAAAGTACAACGGGGAGGACTACTGGGCGCTTGTGGTTCAGGGCTTTGATATGAACTCTGACGGCAAAATAGACCACGTGGACATCGTAAGCGGCCTATGA
- the glmS gene encoding glutamine--fructose-6-phosphate transaminase (isomerizing) has product MCSIIGYKGKNAAAPILVDSLKRMEYRGYDSVGVATFDSGNILVRKGTGKVIEVNRNLNIDQMSGKIGIGHTRWATHGGVTDKNAHPHSACKNNIAVVHNGIIENYKELKQELIEVGHTFASETDSEVIAHLLEIHFSSGNNIKQAMIDTCKRLKGNYAFVAVFQDGTICGARYEEPLVIGVANDGYFVSSDVLGFLQYTDKAIFLENGDICIVDNSKLEIFDFEGRPIAHPITQVAWELGDIDKGKYAHYTLKEINDQRLTVVHAGRQDEATMEKFCNILASAKDIYITGSGTSYHSALIFKHMLARFGKIRAETVMSSESQYALASMDSNSVLVAISQSGETADVLDSVRLAKNQGANVLSIVNVTTSSLARASDAYLSTNCGPEIGVAATKSFTGQLALIYNVTDRLCKNCLETEKAEFAVAVENIIANQASIIKVAEQMKDASDIYLLGRSLHYPIALEGALKLKELAYVHAEGIAAGELKHGPLALMEKNTFVIMINPRDATFNDTISNAHEIKARGATVIGISDRKDDVYDYWIEIPHLKEEAYYPIVEVIPLQILAYQLALAKNADPDYPRNLAKSVTVR; this is encoded by the coding sequence ATGTGCTCGATTATAGGATACAAAGGCAAGAACGCTGCCGCCCCAATACTGGTTGACAGCCTCAAGAGGATGGAATACAGAGGTTATGATAGCGTCGGGGTCGCCACGTTTGACAGCGGCAACATTCTGGTTCGCAAGGGCACGGGCAAGGTTATCGAAGTTAACAGAAACCTGAACATCGACCAGATGTCCGGCAAGATTGGCATCGGGCACACCCGGTGGGCCACGCACGGCGGAGTGACTGACAAAAACGCCCACCCGCATTCTGCCTGCAAGAACAACATTGCAGTTGTCCACAATGGCATTATTGAAAATTATAAAGAGCTCAAACAGGAGTTGATCGAGGTGGGCCACACTTTTGCAAGTGAAACCGACAGTGAAGTGATCGCCCACCTTCTTGAAATCCACTTTAGCAGTGGCAACAACATCAAGCAGGCAATGATCGATACCTGTAAGAGGCTCAAGGGCAACTATGCCTTTGTCGCGGTCTTTCAGGACGGCACCATATGCGGGGCAAGGTACGAAGAGCCGCTTGTCATCGGCGTCGCAAACGACGGCTACTTTGTCTCGAGCGACGTGTTGGGCTTTCTGCAGTATACTGACAAGGCGATATTCCTTGAAAATGGCGACATTTGCATCGTCGACAATTCAAAACTAGAGATCTTTGATTTTGAAGGCAGGCCCATCGCGCATCCAATAACGCAGGTGGCGTGGGAGTTGGGCGACATCGACAAGGGCAAGTACGCGCACTATACCCTCAAGGAGATAAACGACCAGAGGCTGACTGTTGTGCACGCCGGCAGGCAGGACGAGGCGACAATGGAAAAGTTCTGCAATATCCTTGCTAGTGCAAAGGACATCTATATCACGGGCAGCGGCACGAGCTACCACTCTGCGCTCATCTTCAAACATATGCTGGCACGCTTTGGCAAGATAAGGGCTGAAACTGTGATGTCGAGCGAATCGCAGTACGCGCTTGCGTCTATGGACAGCAATTCGGTGCTGGTAGCGATTTCGCAGAGTGGCGAAACCGCGGACGTTTTGGATTCTGTCAGGCTCGCAAAGAACCAAGGGGCCAATGTACTTTCAATAGTTAATGTTACAACGTCTTCGCTTGCAAGGGCAAGCGATGCGTATCTGTCGACAAACTGCGGGCCAGAGATCGGAGTTGCAGCAACAAAGAGCTTTACAGGCCAGTTGGCGCTCATCTACAACGTCACAGACAGGCTATGCAAGAACTGCCTAGAGACTGAAAAGGCCGAGTTTGCAGTGGCGGTCGAGAACATTATCGCCAACCAAGCAAGCATCATAAAGGTTGCAGAGCAGATGAAGGACGCGTCTGACATTTACCTGCTTGGCAGATCGCTCCATTACCCAATCGCACTTGAAGGCGCGCTCAAGCTCAAAGAGCTTGCCTATGTCCATGCTGAAGGCATCGCGGCAGGCGAGCTAAAGCACGGGCCGCTTGCGCTCATGGAAAAGAACACGTTTGTCATAATGATAAACCCGCGCGACGCCACATTCAACGACACGATTTCAAACGCGCACGAAATAAAGGCCAGAGGCGCAACGGTCATTGGCATCTCAGACCGCAAGGACGATGTCTATGACTATTGGATCGAGATACCGCACCTCAAGGAGGAGGCATACTACCCGATAGTCGAAGTGATACCGCTGCAGATACTGGCTTACCAGCTGGCGCTTGCCAAGAACGCGGACCCAGACTACCCGAGGAACTTGGCAAAGTCTGTTACGGTAAGATAG
- a CDS encoding SET domain-containing protein-lysine N-methyltransferase: MLARFFEVGETRDKGKGLFAKELVPKGTIVFFECKQCKRISKDDLLAEEEKAFVQKYGYTKADGSYLVPCDEIIYFNHSCNANILWPRI, translated from the coding sequence ATGCTAGCCAGATTTTTTGAAGTCGGGGAAACCAGAGACAAAGGCAAAGGGCTTTTTGCAAAAGAACTGGTGCCAAAAGGCACCATAGTCTTTTTTGAATGCAAGCAGTGCAAGAGGATTTCAAAGGACGACTTGCTGGCAGAAGAAGAGAAGGCCTTTGTGCAAAAATACGGATATACAAAAGCTGACGGCTCGTACCTTGTTCCCTGCGACGAAATTATCTACTTTAACCATTCGTGCAACGCCAACATACTTTGGCCGCGGATTTGA
- a CDS encoding Snf7 family protein, giving the protein MTSFSSNWVKDNKPNMSERIKQNIGPQQPLKPRIELAKNKIQAQNQKLETILEKLRSKEKSLFNQVVSALQRHDTQHGKMLSNEIAQVRKTIKMISQLKMALEQIQLRLESTIDLGDVMVAIGPAMGALTRVRSGLAGVMPEVDRELGEINGVFSDIMMSAGSMSNTSFAFDASGEEVDRILAEAGAVAEQRMTDSFPDVPIGSSSTRTGTTTTSENAQF; this is encoded by the coding sequence ATGACGAGCTTCAGCAGCAACTGGGTAAAGGACAATAAGCCGAATATGTCTGAGAGGATCAAGCAGAACATCGGTCCTCAGCAACCACTGAAACCGAGAATCGAACTTGCAAAGAACAAGATACAAGCACAGAACCAAAAACTAGAGACGATTTTGGAAAAACTACGAAGCAAAGAAAAGTCACTCTTCAATCAAGTAGTTTCCGCTCTTCAGAGACATGACACTCAACATGGCAAGATGCTATCAAATGAGATCGCCCAAGTAAGAAAGACGATCAAAATGATCTCGCAACTAAAGATGGCACTGGAACAGATACAGCTCAGGTTGGAATCCACTATCGACCTTGGAGACGTGATGGTAGCAATAGGTCCGGCGATGGGCGCACTGACGAGAGTAAGGTCAGGACTTGCAGGCGTGATGCCAGAAGTAGACAGGGAACTGGGAGAGATCAACGGAGTGTTCAGCGATATCATGATGAGCGCAGGAAGCATGAGCAACACCTCGTTCGCCTTTGACGCAAGCGGCGAAGAAGTGGACAGGATACTCGCAGAGGCAGGCGCGGTGGCAGAACAGAGAATGACCGACAGCTTTCCAGACGTGCCTATCGGGTCCTCAAGCACCCGCACAGGAACTACTACTACAAGCGAGAACGCACAGTTCTAG
- a CDS encoding lysylphosphatidylglycerol synthase transmembrane domain-containing protein, whose amino-acid sequence MNWRLVAIPVSIVPFIILFLTTNVSPQDVFAVGLVPFAASAAAEIARFMLQAVRFKYFIKRFIGYDVSSTGKTISARLAGEFVTQTTPSYVGGEFVRIAWLSRNGVPAGKAAWVATMEIIADVFVGSMLAFIAGAFAIYKGGSVAGIGIILVTIPTFAVWLAVVLFSAKRNLRLPSFSQRLAEKFLSKEKAENLVNTTNTAIADLCKMSRENFNSKKAIRTFAIGMAITFMAFVFHGLSFMVLANTAEDIGFFDSLMATSASVAVASLPITIGGSGLAELGIWAYISNLSGIPELGDVVSDPRLNVIIAWRIATYHVPLVIMWVAIMRLALGKVSTTSLGQPAAGNSPGSKPEDGNAAR is encoded by the coding sequence TTGAACTGGCGACTTGTTGCCATCCCTGTGAGCATAGTGCCTTTCATTATACTCTTCCTTACTACCAATGTCTCGCCGCAGGATGTCTTTGCCGTGGGGCTCGTGCCTTTTGCGGCTTCGGCTGCGGCAGAGATCGCCCGGTTCATGCTCCAGGCTGTGCGCTTCAAGTACTTTATCAAGCGCTTCATCGGCTACGATGTCAGTTCCACGGGCAAGACCATATCTGCAAGGCTGGCTGGAGAATTTGTGACACAGACCACCCCGTCATACGTTGGAGGGGAATTCGTCAGGATAGCGTGGCTGTCAAGGAACGGCGTGCCTGCTGGCAAGGCGGCATGGGTGGCAACCATGGAGATAATCGCGGATGTCTTTGTAGGCTCGATGCTTGCATTTATCGCAGGCGCATTTGCGATCTACAAGGGCGGGAGCGTAGCAGGCATCGGGATCATTCTAGTAACGATCCCGACGTTTGCAGTGTGGCTTGCGGTGGTGCTGTTCTCGGCAAAGCGCAACCTGCGCCTACCTTCATTTTCGCAGAGGCTGGCAGAGAAATTCCTTTCAAAAGAGAAAGCCGAGAACCTAGTCAACACCACAAACACTGCCATAGCCGACCTGTGTAAGATGAGCCGGGAAAACTTTAACTCAAAAAAGGCGATCAGGACGTTTGCAATTGGAATGGCGATAACCTTCATGGCGTTCGTCTTCCACGGGCTGTCATTCATGGTGCTGGCAAACACTGCAGAAGACATCGGGTTTTTTGATTCGCTCATGGCTACATCGGCGTCAGTCGCCGTGGCCAGCCTTCCAATAACGATAGGAGGCTCGGGTCTTGCAGAGCTTGGGATCTGGGCCTATATTTCAAACCTCAGCGGGATACCGGAGCTGGGCGACGTGGTGAGTGACCCACGATTGAACGTGATAATCGCATGGCGCATTGCGACATACCACGTGCCGCTTGTCATCATGTGGGTCGCCATAATGCGGCTTGCTTTGGGTAAGGTTTCAACCACGAGCCTAGGTCAGCCGGCTGCCGGGAACAGTCCTGGCAGCAAGCCAGAAGATGGCAATGCGGCAAGATAA
- a CDS encoding ATP/GTP-binding protein gives MTVNAIFITGTAGSGKSLLTSRLIQWYRDNNAYPIALNLDPGAASLPYDPDVDVRDHIDIATIMESYGLGPNGSLVMASDMIATKIDEIQNEIDELNPDYVIVDTPGQIELFAFRASGPYFVASMHADNKATIFAFDGMLVSSPINFVSISLLASSVKLRLKTAQINVLTKRDLVIEKLKNIMDWAGSHTALEHALEGEKDAEYSLLSKDLARSMSKGGFAPGLVAVSSLTMNGMINLAAALARTLNLGEDG, from the coding sequence ATGACAGTGAACGCGATATTCATCACGGGCACGGCCGGGTCGGGAAAATCGCTCCTGACGTCGAGGCTGATCCAGTGGTACAGGGACAACAATGCGTACCCGATCGCGCTCAACCTTGACCCCGGTGCGGCCAGCCTGCCGTACGACCCTGACGTGGACGTCCGCGACCATATTGATATTGCCACCATTATGGAAAGCTATGGCCTCGGCCCCAATGGCTCGCTTGTCATGGCAAGCGACATGATAGCCACCAAGATCGACGAGATCCAGAACGAGATCGACGAGCTGAACCCCGACTATGTCATCGTCGACACGCCTGGTCAGATAGAGCTGTTTGCATTTCGGGCAAGCGGCCCGTATTTTGTGGCCAGCATGCACGCAGACAACAAAGCCACGATATTTGCGTTTGACGGGATGCTCGTTTCGTCCCCGATCAACTTTGTGTCCATATCGCTCCTTGCTTCGTCGGTCAAGCTGCGGCTAAAGACCGCGCAGATAAATGTACTTACAAAGCGCGACCTTGTGATTGAAAAGCTAAAGAACATCATGGACTGGGCCGGCTCGCATACTGCGCTAGAGCATGCACTTGAAGGTGAGAAGGACGCCGAGTACTCACTTCTCAGCAAGGACTTGGCGCGCAGTATGAGCAAGGGAGGATTTGCCCCCGGCCTAGTCGCGGTTTCAAGCCTCACGATGAATGGCATGATCAACCTCGCAGCCGCGCTTGCGCGAACTCTTAATCTTGGAGAGGATGGCTAG
- a CDS encoding homoserine kinase — MAAKSRTAVAPCSTANLGPGYDVFGLALDALKDKVVIKASSTAGDRKITIKSSDQAIPAVAESNSAGLVVKSMMRDFHIGDDIEVQVTKGVPAGYGIGSSAASAAAAAIAFNALYNLKIDRNRLVEYAAEGEIASAGIKHYDNVSASLLGGFVIGSKGQFIRIEPPRDLFLVVAVPLSMQVPEKKTEVARSILPKDVPLKSVVHNVSGAATIVAGFALKDVEMIARGIDDVIVEPVRKHLIPGYDSVKQNAMSAGALAVTISGAGPSMIAFLKTCKNANMVAAAMAKGFEEAGVKSRTFVCRPSSGARLA, encoded by the coding sequence ATGGCTGCGAAGTCCCGGACAGCCGTTGCGCCTTGCTCCACTGCAAATCTCGGCCCCGGCTACGACGTGTTTGGCCTTGCGCTGGACGCGCTCAAAGACAAGGTCGTGATAAAGGCATCATCAACAGCAGGCGATAGAAAAATAACGATCAAGAGCAGCGATCAGGCGATCCCAGCCGTAGCCGAATCCAACTCTGCCGGCTTGGTGGTAAAGAGCATGATGCGCGATTTCCATATCGGCGACGATATCGAGGTACAAGTCACAAAGGGCGTGCCGGCCGGCTATGGCATAGGCTCAAGCGCAGCTTCGGCAGCTGCAGCCGCGATAGCATTCAACGCGCTTTACAACTTGAAGATCGATAGGAACAGGCTTGTAGAATATGCGGCAGAAGGCGAGATTGCAAGCGCAGGCATAAAGCATTATGACAACGTCTCTGCCTCGTTGCTTGGAGGGTTCGTGATCGGATCCAAGGGCCAGTTTATCAGGATCGAGCCGCCGAGAGACCTCTTTCTTGTGGTGGCCGTGCCGCTCTCCATGCAGGTGCCTGAAAAAAAGACCGAAGTCGCAAGGAGCATCCTTCCAAAGGACGTGCCGCTCAAGAGCGTCGTACACAACGTTTCCGGCGCGGCCACAATCGTTGCAGGATTTGCGCTAAAGGACGTAGAAATGATAGCAAGGGGTATCGACGATGTCATTGTCGAGCCTGTAAGGAAGCACCTGATCCCCGGCTATGACAGTGTGAAGCAGAACGCGATGTCTGCAGGCGCGCTTGCCGTGACCATAAGCGGGGCAGGACCTTCAATGATCGCTTTCTTGAAGACCTGCAAGAATGCAAACATGGTGGCCGCAGCAATGGCAAAAGGGTTTGAGGAAGCCGGCGTAAAGAGCAGGACGTTTGTATGCCGGCCAAGCAGTGGCGCCCGTCTGGCGTAG
- a CDS encoding enoyl-CoA hydratase/isomerase family protein — translation MKYIQLEPQGDIAIVRINRPEALNAMNVDVIAELSKTIDILVADESVKVVIITGAGERSFCAGADISYMVNIEPMQAERYATSAQAVINKIERLEKPVIAAVNGFALGGGCELAMACDIRIASSNAKIGQPEVTIGIPPGWGGTQRLMRLVGPAKAKEMIFTGKMITADEAHQIGLVNKVVSLGPDDKVPPEVKGDPAKEKERAAEVAKILNKKLMDECLALAKEITKNSFVAVKVSKMLINRGMDSDLETGLRLEIYGWALCFAHEDRQKMMSAFLNKGKK, via the coding sequence TTCAGCTTGAACCACAGGGCGACATTGCAATAGTGAGGATAAACAGGCCGGAGGCGCTGAACGCCATGAACGTCGATGTGATAGCCGAACTTTCAAAGACTATTGACATCCTTGTAGCTGACGAAAGCGTCAAGGTTGTCATTATCACCGGCGCCGGCGAGCGCTCTTTCTGCGCGGGCGCCGACATTTCCTACATGGTCAACATCGAGCCGATGCAGGCGGAACGGTACGCGACTTCAGCTCAGGCTGTGATTAACAAGATAGAACGGCTAGAAAAGCCAGTCATTGCGGCAGTCAATGGCTTTGCGCTTGGTGGAGGCTGCGAGCTTGCGATGGCGTGCGACATACGCATAGCGTCAAGCAACGCCAAAATCGGGCAGCCCGAAGTCACGATAGGCATCCCTCCTGGGTGGGGCGGAACCCAGCGCCTCATGCGGCTTGTGGGGCCGGCAAAGGCAAAGGAGATGATATTCACAGGGAAAATGATAACCGCAGACGAAGCCCACCAGATCGGGCTTGTCAACAAGGTCGTGAGTCTGGGACCTGACGACAAGGTGCCGCCAGAAGTAAAGGGTGATCCTGCCAAGGAGAAGGAAAGGGCCGCCGAAGTGGCAAAAATATTGAACAAGAAGCTGATGGACGAGTGCCTTGCTCTTGCAAAAGAGATAACAAAGAACAGCTTTGTAGCGGTCAAGGTAAGCAAGATGTTGATAAACAGGGGAATGGACTCAGACCTTGAGACGGGGCTGAGGCTGGAGATCTACGGCTGGGCGCTCTGCTTTGCCCACGAAGACCGGCAAAAAATGATGTCTGCATTTCTCAACAAGGGCAAAAAGTAA